From Streptomyces sp. NBC_00775, one genomic window encodes:
- a CDS encoding group II truncated hemoglobin — translation MTVSTVEYIRYRIPEQQSAEFLAAYTRAAAQLAAAPQCVDYELARCEEDFEHFTLRITWTSTEDHLEGFRKSPLFPDFLAEIRPYIGDIEEMRHYKPTTVRGTGASVPTLYAWAGGAEAFTRLTSAFYDRVLKDDLLAPLFADLAPEHAVHVALWLGEVFGGPAAYSESQGGHGHMVAKHMGKGITEVQRRRWVNLLQDAADDAGLPTDAEFRSAFLAYAEWGTRLAVYFSGPDASPPGDQPVPRWTWGAAPPYQP, via the coding sequence ATGACCGTTTCGACTGTCGAATACATCCGGTACCGGATTCCCGAGCAGCAGTCGGCGGAGTTCCTGGCCGCCTACACCCGGGCCGCCGCCCAGCTCGCCGCGGCCCCGCAGTGCGTCGACTACGAACTCGCGCGCTGCGAGGAGGACTTCGAGCACTTCACCCTGCGGATCACATGGACCTCGACCGAGGACCATCTGGAGGGCTTCCGGAAGTCGCCGCTCTTCCCCGACTTCCTCGCCGAGATCCGCCCCTACATCGGCGACATCGAGGAGATGCGCCACTACAAGCCGACGACGGTGCGTGGCACGGGCGCCTCCGTCCCCACCCTCTACGCCTGGGCGGGAGGCGCCGAGGCCTTCACACGGCTGACATCGGCGTTCTACGACAGGGTCCTCAAGGACGACCTCCTCGCGCCCCTCTTCGCCGACCTGGCCCCCGAACACGCCGTCCATGTCGCGCTCTGGCTCGGTGAGGTCTTCGGTGGTCCCGCCGCGTACTCCGAGTCGCAGGGGGGCCACGGTCACATGGTCGCCAAGCACATGGGGAAGGGCATCACCGAGGTCCAGCGGCGCCGCTGGGTGAACCTGCTGCAAGACGCGGCCGACGACGCCGGCCTCCCCACCGACGCCGAGTTCCGCTCGGCATTCCTCGCGTACGCGGAGTGGGGTACGCGGCTGGCTGTCTACTTCTCCGGCCCCGACGCGAGCCCTCCGGGGGATCAGCCGGTACCGAGGTGGACGTGGGGGGCAGCACCGCCGTACCAGCCGTGA